From the genome of Aerosakkonema funiforme FACHB-1375, one region includes:
- the mrdA gene encoding penicillin-binding protein 2, with amino-acid sequence MSGRLPFSSRSRFTRTANISGWQNTALPRKVVNAPAGNRSLRAIGLMSIATLFMSVCIARLVQLQLIEGDYHRKRAENNRVRLVPIAAERGLITDRKGKLIAANRLSRSVYLWPKEQSPAQWQVTAVELSRVLNLKSDEILQKLGQADYTSAMPVRISQNLTPEAFIALEERSAQFPGLEIRIESNRYYPHENLAAHLLGYIGEATATEMKAHPEFPVGMIVGKAGIERIADPQLRGIWGSRLIEVDARRRELRELGISSPTAGSDLQLTLDLDLQKTAEKALANRRGAVVVMDIKTGAVLVLASGPSFDPNIFTDKVTKAEWQSLQQTENPLLNRALQGYPPGSTFKIVTAAAAMQSGKFSPNSKVATSGYITVGGVRFREHGGSGYGVIGFPDAFAYSSNTFFYQVGMATGPEEISKWGHRLGIGEGNNLGLTGGKGGSIPTPDRKKQLYGQPWYVGDSVTMAIGQGLVLVTPLEMAMMVSAIANGGFRVKPHLFTSQTNTPQTKPVPIGLARGTIDTIRAGLIAVVKKGTAKRLNDGSIPLTAGKTGTAEVPGGADNALFVGYGPVDNPQIAVAVVVENGGYGAVSAVPIAHEIYKAFFKKGTRG; translated from the coding sequence ATGTCTGGCAGACTTCCTTTCTCTTCTCGATCGCGTTTTACTCGTACCGCAAACATATCGGGCTGGCAGAACACAGCTTTGCCGCGAAAAGTTGTAAACGCACCAGCCGGAAACCGATCGCTGCGGGCGATTGGGTTAATGTCGATCGCCACCCTTTTCATGAGCGTTTGTATCGCTCGCTTGGTACAACTACAACTAATTGAAGGCGACTACCACCGAAAAAGAGCAGAAAACAACCGAGTTCGCTTAGTTCCGATCGCCGCAGAACGAGGTCTCATTACCGATCGAAAAGGCAAACTCATCGCGGCAAATCGCCTCTCCCGGTCTGTGTATTTGTGGCCAAAGGAACAATCTCCCGCTCAGTGGCAAGTTACAGCCGTCGAGCTGAGCCGTGTATTGAATCTGAAGAGCGATGAAATCCTACAAAAGTTAGGGCAAGCTGACTATACATCCGCAATGCCCGTGCGAATCAGCCAGAATCTGACTCCAGAAGCTTTTATCGCCCTAGAAGAGCGATCGGCTCAATTTCCTGGATTGGAAATCAGAATAGAATCGAACCGCTACTATCCACATGAAAATTTAGCTGCCCATCTCTTGGGATACATTGGCGAAGCGACGGCGACAGAAATGAAAGCTCACCCGGAATTTCCCGTCGGGATGATTGTCGGTAAAGCGGGTATCGAACGCATCGCCGACCCACAGTTGCGAGGTATCTGGGGCAGTCGTTTAATTGAGGTGGATGCCAGACGGCGAGAATTGCGCGAGTTGGGAATCAGTTCCCCGACGGCGGGGTCTGACCTGCAACTCACCCTCGACCTCGACCTTCAAAAAACGGCAGAAAAAGCCCTGGCAAATCGGCGAGGTGCAGTGGTGGTCATGGATATCAAAACGGGGGCAGTACTGGTGCTGGCTAGCGGGCCAAGTTTTGACCCCAATATTTTTACGGACAAGGTAACAAAAGCTGAGTGGCAAAGTCTTCAGCAGACAGAAAATCCGTTGTTGAATCGCGCCCTTCAAGGTTATCCACCCGGCAGTACTTTTAAAATTGTCACTGCGGCGGCGGCAATGCAATCAGGCAAGTTTTCACCCAATTCAAAGGTGGCAACTTCTGGTTATATCACCGTTGGTGGAGTTCGTTTCCGGGAACACGGCGGTAGCGGTTACGGTGTCATCGGTTTTCCCGATGCGTTTGCTTACAGCAGCAATACGTTTTTCTACCAAGTGGGTATGGCCACCGGTCCGGAAGAGATCTCAAAATGGGGTCATCGGTTGGGCATCGGGGAAGGGAATAATTTGGGGCTGACTGGGGGGAAAGGCGGTTCTATCCCCACGCCCGATCGCAAAAAGCAACTTTACGGTCAACCCTGGTATGTTGGCGATAGCGTGACTATGGCCATCGGTCAGGGTTTGGTACTGGTGACTCCTTTGGAAATGGCGATGATGGTGTCTGCGATCGCTAATGGTGGTTTCCGTGTCAAACCGCATCTGTTCACCTCTCAAACCAATACGCCCCAAACCAAACCAGTACCAATCGGTTTGGCACGCGGAACGATCGATACAATTCGGGCTGGATTAATTGCTGTAGTTAAAAAAGGCACAGCCAAACGTTTGAATGACGGTTCTATCCCCCTGACTGCGGGTAAGACCGGTACCGCCGAAGTGCCAGGAGGCGCAGACAATGCTCTGTTTGTGGGCTATGGCCCTGTTGACAATCCGCAAATTGCTGTGGCAGTCGTGGTCGAAAATGGCGGATATGGTGCGGTTTCTGCCGTACCCATAGCTCATGAAATTTACAAGGCTTTTTTTAAGAAAGGGACTAGGGGTTAG
- a CDS encoding EAL domain-containing protein yields MPRTTRTATKAPYPQDNQIFIRENSMKGTALSAHQLGRNIFFYAFLSSLWIVCSDQLLKLLTNDKTLLTYLQTFKGWIFILLTSWFLYEVSNRLQRQLHLLKQQYHSIFDRADEGFYQVAPDGHFLQVNSALAKIYGYSSPEELLAKLSWQKLDVDPSKRTDVLKKLQQVDTVLRVEFEVYRPDGCIIWTVENIQAVRDKFGVLLYYQSRVLDLSISANETEQNLPEQSNNILRAVIEGMTDAVFVKNLQGQYLMVNTAAANYVGKSVNKIIGKHDWELFPREIAQQIRESDRRVIVTKETETYERIDTLIGSDRILIISKSPYSDCQGNLLGLISILRDLTDYKQAEHERFQLLEQLRRDTQDLAALTEVTANAPSTLNLEQLLDKLLKQIVEVLAADIAVILLADNGVLKYAFGMGVSQEVSTNYTMPIGEGFAGTIAASLQPLYVEDPLKSPTVEILQPTSLQFILNMGIRSMLGVPLKRNDSCVGVLHLGWFDIHPYSDRETHLLQITAERCAMAIVNAQLYQQTQQLEKFRELQIERMPIGFILTDKDFHFLDWNPAAETIFGFAKEEVLGKKISLIVPESAKAEVDIILQRLEQGDMTAHSVNENITKNGKIILCEWQNTPLKETDGKVFGHLLMVQDITERRQAQEERMRYAFYDALTGLPNRAWFLENLGKVLQGTQISDLQLQVEEEKIKSQRQVAGSPYQIEKRKPESEILKQSQINSDRQIANFAVLLLSLDRFEVVKSSLGHLMADKLLIATSRQIEACLRCTDNTDKVAYLGRDEFAILLKNIHDADVVKNIADRIYNRLLLPFNLDGHEIYCTCSIGIAIGANLFGSPDYDRPEDFLRAADTAMHQARGCGGPIVFQPEWHAIAVARLQLDTDLRRAIERQEFELRYQPIVSVSTGQVIGFEALLRWFHPTRGLVPPSEFVPVAEETRLIVPIGQWVLRSACRQLRIWQREFGRNLTVSVNLSPIQLGEQNFIAQIDEILQEIWIAPNTLKLEITESTIMSNTEFAIGLLKELKQRKIQLSIDDFGTGYSSLSYLHRFPIDTLKIDRSFVSRMSVDTENLEIVRVIVNLAHNLGMDVIAEGVENLEQIALLEALKCEYGQGYFFAKPLDSKAASGFLEKNLVK; encoded by the coding sequence ATGCCACGGACAACTCGGACAGCTACTAAAGCGCCTTATCCACAAGATAATCAAATATTCATCAGGGAAAATTCGATGAAAGGCACAGCTTTGTCAGCACACCAATTGGGACGTAACATATTCTTTTACGCCTTCTTAAGCAGCCTTTGGATTGTATGTTCTGACCAGCTGCTGAAGCTTTTGACAAATGACAAAACTCTTTTAACTTATCTACAGACGTTCAAAGGTTGGATTTTTATACTGCTGACCAGTTGGTTTCTGTATGAGGTCAGTAACCGCCTTCAACGCCAGCTGCACCTACTCAAACAGCAGTATCACAGCATATTCGATCGGGCCGATGAAGGTTTCTATCAAGTAGCCCCAGACGGACATTTTCTTCAGGTAAATTCTGCATTAGCAAAAATATACGGTTACTCCAGCCCAGAGGAACTGCTGGCCAAACTCAGCTGGCAAAAATTAGATGTAGACCCCAGCAAGCGTACCGATGTTCTCAAAAAGTTACAACAAGTTGATACTGTACTGCGAGTCGAATTCGAGGTTTACCGACCTGACGGCTGTATTATCTGGACAGTGGAAAACATCCAGGCAGTTCGCGATAAATTTGGCGTGCTGTTATACTACCAAAGTAGAGTCCTAGATCTTAGCATATCTGCTAACGAAACCGAACAAAATTTACCAGAACAAAGCAATAACATTTTACGAGCAGTAATTGAAGGAATGACAGATGCGGTTTTTGTCAAAAATCTTCAAGGGCAGTATTTGATGGTTAATACCGCCGCCGCTAACTATGTGGGTAAATCAGTTAATAAAATAATTGGTAAGCATGACTGGGAATTATTCCCACGTGAAATAGCCCAACAAATAAGAGAGAGCGATCGCAGAGTCATCGTCACCAAAGAAACGGAAACTTACGAAAGAATTGATACATTAATAGGCTCCGACCGGATACTTATAATTAGCAAAAGCCCTTATAGTGACTGCCAAGGCAACTTGCTAGGTTTGATTAGCATACTAAGAGATCTAACCGATTACAAACAAGCAGAACACGAACGCTTCCAGCTGCTCGAACAACTCAGACGCGATACTCAAGACTTAGCTGCACTTACAGAAGTAACTGCCAATGCTCCCAGCACGTTGAATCTCGAACAACTTTTGGATAAGCTGCTTAAGCAAATTGTAGAAGTACTCGCAGCAGATATAGCAGTAATTTTATTGGCAGATAATGGCGTTTTAAAGTACGCCTTCGGTATGGGAGTCAGCCAGGAAGTTAGTACTAACTATACAATGCCAATCGGGGAAGGCTTTGCAGGAACTATTGCCGCAAGTTTGCAACCACTGTATGTAGAAGATCCCTTGAAGAGTCCCACTGTAGAAATATTGCAACCTACTAGCTTACAATTCATCTTAAATATGGGTATTCGTTCAATGTTAGGCGTACCGCTCAAGCGCAACGACAGTTGTGTTGGCGTTCTTCATCTGGGATGGTTCGACATCCATCCTTACAGCGATCGCGAAACCCATCTGCTGCAAATTACAGCAGAACGTTGTGCAATGGCAATTGTGAACGCCCAACTCTACCAACAAACTCAACAATTAGAGAAGTTTCGAGAATTGCAAATAGAGCGGATGCCTATAGGATTCATTCTCACGGATAAAGACTTTCATTTCTTAGATTGGAATCCGGCTGCCGAAACAATATTCGGTTTTGCGAAAGAAGAAGTTCTGGGCAAAAAAATTTCCCTAATTGTGCCAGAATCAGCAAAAGCTGAAGTGGATATAATTTTGCAGCGCCTTGAACAAGGGGATATGACCGCCCACAGCGTTAACGAAAATATCACAAAAAATGGCAAGATAATCCTTTGCGAATGGCAGAATACCCCCCTGAAGGAAACTGATGGGAAAGTGTTCGGTCATCTTCTCATGGTTCAAGATATTACCGAGCGCAGACAAGCTCAGGAAGAACGCATGAGGTATGCGTTTTACGATGCGCTGACGGGACTGCCAAACCGCGCTTGGTTCTTAGAAAATCTAGGAAAAGTTTTGCAAGGAACGCAAATTTCAGATTTACAATTGCAAGTAGAAGAAGAGAAAATCAAATCTCAAAGGCAGGTTGCTGGTTCCCCATACCAAATTGAAAAACGCAAACCCGAATCTGAAATACTCAAACAATCTCAAATTAATTCCGATCGGCAAATCGCTAATTTCGCCGTACTTCTGCTCAGTTTAGACCGTTTTGAGGTTGTTAAATCCAGCCTTGGACATCTGATGGCAGATAAATTGTTAATTGCTACTTCTCGCCAAATCGAGGCGTGTTTGAGATGCACAGATAACACAGATAAGGTTGCTTATCTTGGTAGAGATGAGTTTGCAATTTTGCTGAAGAATATCCACGATGCCGATGTTGTCAAGAATATAGCCGATCGCATTTACAATCGGCTCTTGTTGCCCTTCAATTTGGATGGCCACGAAATATACTGCACTTGCAGCATCGGTATTGCCATCGGCGCAAATTTATTTGGTTCCCCAGATTACGATCGCCCCGAAGACTTCCTGCGAGCTGCCGATACAGCTATGCACCAAGCTAGGGGATGTGGAGGCCCGATCGTATTTCAGCCAGAATGGCACGCTATTGCCGTAGCTCGCTTGCAGCTGGACACAGACTTGCGACGAGCTATTGAGCGGCAGGAGTTCGAGCTGCGATACCAACCGATCGTCTCTGTGTCAACTGGCCAAGTTATCGGTTTCGAGGCGCTGCTGCGTTGGTTCCACCCCACACGGGGTCTAGTTCCCCCGTCTGAGTTTGTCCCGGTAGCGGAAGAAACGAGACTGATCGTTCCCATCGGTCAGTGGGTATTGCGATCGGCTTGTCGCCAGCTGCGAATCTGGCAACGCGAATTTGGCCGTAATTTGACTGTCAGCGTCAACTTATCGCCAATTCAGTTGGGAGAACAGAATTTTATTGCCCAAATTGATGAAATTCTCCAAGAAATTTGGATAGCGCCAAATACCCTGAAACTGGAGATTACAGAAAGCACGATTATGAGCAATACGGAATTCGCGATCGGTCTGCTTAAAGAACTGAAACAAAGAAAAATTCAACTGTCGATCGATGATTTCGGAACGGGTTATTCATCCCTAAGCTATCTGCACCGTTTTCCGATCGATACTTTAAAGATCGATCGTTCTTTTGTCAGTCGAATGAGTGTGGATACCGAAAATTTAGAAATTGTGCGGGTGATTGTCAATTTGGCTCATAATTTAGGAATGGATGTGATAGCGGAAGGAGTAGAAAATCTTGAACAAATAGCGCTCCTTGAGGCGTTAAAATGCGAATACGGGCAAGGCTACTTTTTCGCTAAACCCTTAGATAGCAAAGCTGCTTCAGGTTTTCTAGAAAAAAATTTGGTCAAGTGA
- a CDS encoding DnaJ domain-containing protein translates to MDWKCVHNLTGHTASVNTFAIALQGNILASGSDDKTVSLWDLNTGKHIFTFFGLLNGVFAVAFSPRSSLLVSGDLDKTIATWNLDTKVVRSLCNSDSAYNHCSYIFSLAFTPDGETLASGSADKTIKIWDIPRWVSTRTLTGHTDAVWSVAIAPDGKTLVSASADKTIRIWPLKSWENPRILTGHSGWVTSVAISRNGKIIASGSADKTIKLWHLATGKLLCTLTGHSAAVWSLAFSPDGKNIVSSSKKEVNLWHIGSAELIQTLSGCNPVAFSPDGKTLVTGGDGFTIKIWRQSFAVSESAIVPKLSGEWWQVLGVDKLASPQEVKIAYRRLIKQYHPDINHSVNAKDMMQAINEAYAKFEQES, encoded by the coding sequence GTGGATTGGAAATGCGTACATAACCTGACCGGACATACAGCCTCTGTCAATACTTTTGCCATCGCCCTACAAGGTAATATCCTTGCCAGCGGTAGCGATGACAAAACGGTCAGTTTGTGGGATTTAAATACAGGAAAACATATTTTCACTTTTTTTGGACTTTTGAACGGGGTTTTTGCCGTCGCTTTCAGTCCGCGATCCTCCCTTCTTGTTAGTGGCGACCTCGATAAAACGATCGCTACTTGGAATCTGGATACCAAAGTGGTGCGTAGCTTGTGCAATTCTGATTCTGCCTACAATCATTGCAGCTACATTTTTTCACTTGCATTTACGCCTGATGGAGAAACTCTTGCCAGCGGCAGTGCGGACAAAACTATCAAAATTTGGGATATTCCCAGATGGGTGTCAACGCGGACTTTGACAGGTCATACAGATGCAGTTTGGTCTGTGGCGATCGCTCCCGACGGTAAAACTCTCGTTAGTGCTAGTGCTGATAAAACTATCAGAATTTGGCCTTTGAAGAGTTGGGAAAACCCGCGCATTCTTACCGGGCATTCCGGTTGGGTAACATCGGTCGCTATCAGTCGTAATGGTAAAATTATTGCCAGCGGCAGTGCAGACAAAACTATTAAATTGTGGCATCTTGCTACTGGGAAATTACTCTGCACTTTAACAGGACATTCAGCTGCCGTTTGGTCTCTTGCTTTCAGTCCTGATGGCAAAAATATCGTCAGCAGTAGCAAGAAGGAAGTTAATCTTTGGCACATAGGTTCTGCCGAACTTATTCAAACTCTTTCTGGGTGCAATCCGGTTGCTTTCAGTCCTGATGGCAAAACGCTCGTTACTGGTGGTGATGGCTTTACTATCAAAATTTGGCGACAGTCTTTTGCTGTTAGTGAATCCGCAATTGTGCCAAAGCTATCTGGGGAATGGTGGCAAGTTTTGGGAGTGGATAAGTTAGCTTCTCCTCAAGAAGTTAAAATAGCTTATCGTCGTTTAATTAAACAATATCATCCCGATATCAATCATTCTGTAAATGCTAAAGATATGATGCAGGCAATCAATGAGGCTTATGCTAAATTCGAGCAGGAAAGCTAG
- a CDS encoding LysR family transcriptional regulator, with product MKHTTLHQLKVFEAAARHSSFTRAAEELFLTQPTVSMQVKQLAKAVGLPLFEQIGKRLYLTDAGRELLATCRDIFDRLAQFEMTIADLKGVKAGQLRLAAITTAKYVVPRLLGPFCQRYPGIDISLQVTNHEIILERFSQNQDDLYIISQPPENFEGLMHPFLENPLVVLAPSNHPLAQQKNIPLESLSGEPFIMREPGSGTRQAVQKLFEQRGISVKVKVELGSNEAIKQAIAGGLGISVLSSHTVALEGTTSHLTILDVEGFPIERYWYVAYPSGKQLSVVARTFFDYLLQEGKQILEETASHSITGFGSC from the coding sequence TTGAAGCATACCACGCTTCATCAATTAAAAGTATTTGAAGCCGCAGCTAGGCATAGCAGCTTTACCCGTGCGGCTGAAGAACTGTTTTTGACCCAACCCACCGTCTCAATGCAGGTGAAACAGCTCGCCAAGGCAGTTGGCTTACCGTTGTTTGAGCAAATCGGTAAGCGCCTGTACCTGACAGACGCGGGCCGCGAATTGTTGGCAACCTGCCGGGATATTTTCGACAGGTTAGCTCAGTTTGAAATGACGATCGCCGACCTCAAAGGCGTAAAGGCAGGACAGTTGCGGCTGGCAGCAATTACCACCGCCAAATACGTTGTGCCGCGTTTGTTGGGGCCATTTTGTCAGCGTTATCCGGGAATTGATATATCCCTCCAGGTGACAAATCACGAAATTATCCTGGAACGCTTTTCGCAAAATCAAGACGATCTCTATATTATCAGCCAACCACCAGAGAATTTCGAGGGACTGATGCACCCGTTTCTGGAAAATCCTTTAGTCGTCTTAGCACCCAGCAATCATCCACTGGCCCAACAAAAAAATATCCCTCTGGAAAGCCTTTCCGGGGAACCTTTTATTATGCGGGAACCGGGTTCCGGTACGCGCCAAGCAGTGCAAAAATTATTCGAGCAGCGCGGAATTAGTGTCAAAGTTAAGGTAGAGTTGGGCAGCAACGAGGCAATAAAGCAAGCGATCGCCGGTGGTTTGGGTATCTCAGTTTTGTCCAGCCACACTGTAGCTTTGGAAGGAACAACCAGTCATCTTACCATCTTGGATGTGGAAGGTTTTCCGATCGAAAGATATTGGTATGTGGCTTACCCATCAGGCAAACAACTATCTGTCGTTGCCCGCACATTTTTCGACTATTTGCTTCAGGAAGGAAAACAAATTTTAGAAGAAACAGCCTCTCACAGTATTACCGGTTTTGGTTCCTGTTAG
- a CDS encoding BMC domain-containing protein, translating to MQLQPNRERDFRDTALGLVSTRSFPAIVGCADMMLKSAGVMLVGYEKTGSGHCTAIVRGGIADVRLAVEAGAQTAQQFGELISSLVIARPLANLEAVLPIGNRLFQLSQNQGHSRLSNMAIGLLETRGFPAMVGAADAMLKAAEVHLSSYETIGAGLCTAIIRGSVADVAVAVEAGMYEAERIGELNAVMVIPRPLDDLEQTLPVASCWIEERQPLNLPISVKEVEKELVKLPDLAKLPVPMPQE from the coding sequence ATGCAGCTACAGCCGAATCGAGAGAGAGATTTTAGGGATACTGCTTTGGGTTTAGTATCTACGCGCAGTTTTCCCGCGATCGTCGGATGCGCTGATATGATGCTCAAGTCAGCTGGAGTAATGTTAGTCGGGTATGAGAAAACAGGTAGCGGTCACTGCACTGCGATCGTCCGAGGTGGCATTGCCGATGTCCGCCTAGCCGTTGAAGCTGGTGCCCAGACAGCCCAACAGTTCGGTGAATTAATTTCCAGCTTGGTCATTGCCAGACCCCTCGCTAATTTAGAAGCTGTCCTTCCCATTGGCAATCGGTTGTTCCAACTATCTCAAAACCAAGGCCACAGTCGCTTAAGCAATATGGCGATCGGCCTATTGGAAACGCGAGGATTTCCAGCTATGGTGGGAGCAGCCGATGCTATGCTCAAAGCAGCTGAGGTACACCTGTCATCCTATGAAACCATTGGGGCCGGTTTGTGTACGGCCATTATCCGAGGTTCTGTGGCAGATGTGGCAGTAGCTGTTGAGGCGGGAATGTACGAAGCCGAACGCATCGGCGAATTAAATGCTGTTATGGTCATTCCTCGACCTTTGGACGATCTGGAACAAACTCTGCCAGTAGCCAGTTGCTGGATTGAGGAGCGGCAACCACTAAACTTACCAATAAGTGTTAAGGAAGTGGAAAAAGAGTTAGTCAAACTGCCCGATTTAGCAAAATTACCTGTGCCGATGCCACAAGAATAG
- a CDS encoding LbetaH domain-containing protein yields the protein MQLPPLQPLENLQYYVSGNVTIDPSAAIAPGVLLIADANSHIIIAARVCIGMGSIIDARNGTLEIEAGALLGTGVLVVGKGKIGAKACIGSAATIFNTSIAPRQAVPPGSIIGDSSRPLKEKPIPEVPTDSASVSQPNKTTLPTIVILPLAEKRQSVESSTPNTSAATLDPKDPTPEASASQTDTEVASTATLADSQETVRIQFAYGQAHLNRLLVTLFPQNQSLKPPRQDGKTD from the coding sequence ATGCAATTGCCGCCACTGCAACCGCTGGAAAACTTGCAATATTACGTTAGTGGCAATGTCACTATCGATCCGAGTGCGGCGATCGCCCCAGGGGTCTTACTTATTGCAGATGCAAACAGCCACATTATCATTGCCGCCAGAGTTTGTATAGGCATGGGGTCAATCATTGACGCTCGCAATGGCACCCTGGAAATAGAGGCGGGAGCTCTCCTGGGAACTGGTGTCTTGGTAGTCGGCAAGGGCAAAATAGGGGCAAAGGCTTGCATTGGCTCGGCTGCGACGATTTTCAACACTTCGATCGCACCACGCCAAGCAGTACCCCCAGGTTCTATCATCGGAGATTCGAGTCGTCCCCTCAAGGAAAAGCCAATCCCAGAAGTCCCAACTGACTCGGCTTCAGTGTCTCAACCAAACAAAACGACCCTACCGACGATCGTCATCTTGCCTTTGGCAGAAAAACGACAATCTGTGGAAAGCAGCACACCCAATACGTCTGCTGCCACTCTCGATCCCAAAGATCCCACTCCAGAAGCATCTGCCTCTCAAACCGACACCGAAGTAGCTTCCACTGCCACTCTCGCTGACTCACAAGAGACCGTTCGGATTCAATTTGCCTACGGACAAGCTCACTTAAACCGACTCCTAGTGACCCTTTTTCCCCAAAATCAATCTTTAAAGCCTCCGCGCCAAGACGGCAAGACTGATTAG
- a CDS encoding ribulose bisphosphate carboxylase small subunit produces MVLRSVAAPPTPWSKTLAKPKIDETAYVHPSSNVIGDVRIGTNVMVAPGTSIRADEGTPFHIGESTNIQDGVVIHGLEQGRAQGDDGNSYSVWIGKNTSITHMALIHGPAYVGDNCFIGFRSTVFNARVGDGCIVMMHALIQDVEIPPGKYVASGSIITNQQQADRLPDVSETDKQFAHHIISINDALRTGYRCAEDVGCITSIRDEFDRSQPNNGTKNSNGQVKSMRLSPEISQQVRQMVAQGYRIGTEHADERRFRTSSWQSGPIIQATRESEAISALEASLDEFTGEYVRLIGVDPKAKRRVLEMVIQRPNGAAPVSGKAPSIATNSSSSGNSVQSSQLGSEVVEQVRSLLAQGYRIGTEHADARRFRTSSWHSCSPIDSNRVSDVVQALEACIESHTGEYVRMIGIDPKAKRRVMEQIIQRPDGKVPQMSKPAAGVQTTESPVSKASSHSSSSLSPEVQEKVRSLLAQGYRIGMEHADARRFRTSSWQSCAPAQSNSASEVYAALEACMKEHSGEYVRLIGIDPKAKRRVHEQIIQQPGH; encoded by the coding sequence ATGGTACTCCGCAGCGTAGCTGCCCCGCCGACCCCTTGGTCGAAAACTTTGGCTAAACCAAAAATTGATGAAACAGCATACGTGCATCCGTCCTCCAATGTGATTGGAGATGTACGGATCGGCACAAACGTAATGGTGGCCCCAGGCACTTCTATCCGGGCAGATGAGGGAACGCCTTTTCATATTGGCGAAAGTACCAACATTCAAGATGGCGTAGTCATTCACGGTTTAGAGCAAGGACGGGCGCAAGGAGATGACGGCAATTCCTACTCCGTTTGGATTGGGAAAAATACCTCCATCACCCACATGGCTTTAATTCACGGCCCCGCCTATGTTGGCGATAATTGCTTTATCGGCTTTCGCTCTACAGTATTTAACGCCCGTGTGGGAGACGGCTGCATCGTCATGATGCACGCGCTGATCCAGGATGTGGAGATTCCCCCCGGCAAGTATGTTGCTTCCGGCTCAATCATTACCAACCAACAGCAGGCCGATCGCTTGCCCGATGTGAGCGAAACAGACAAGCAATTCGCGCATCACATCATCAGCATCAACGACGCTTTGCGGACCGGTTATCGGTGCGCCGAAGATGTAGGCTGCATCACATCAATACGCGATGAATTCGATCGATCGCAACCAAATAATGGCACAAAAAATTCCAACGGTCAGGTGAAAAGTATGCGCTTAAGTCCAGAAATCAGCCAACAAGTGCGTCAAATGGTAGCACAAGGATATCGGATCGGTACAGAACACGCCGATGAGCGACGTTTCCGCACCAGTTCCTGGCAAAGCGGCCCGATTATCCAGGCAACCAGAGAATCTGAAGCCATCTCCGCCTTGGAAGCTAGTTTGGATGAATTTACGGGAGAATACGTGCGCTTGATTGGCGTTGACCCCAAAGCGAAGCGGCGAGTTCTGGAAATGGTGATCCAACGGCCCAACGGCGCAGCCCCCGTGAGTGGGAAAGCTCCTTCAATTGCAACTAACAGTAGCTCGAGCGGCAATTCAGTTCAGAGCTCGCAACTGGGGTCAGAAGTTGTCGAACAAGTGCGTTCCCTACTGGCTCAAGGATACCGCATCGGCACCGAACACGCCGATGCGCGACGCTTCCGCACCAGTTCCTGGCACAGCTGCTCTCCCATTGACAGCAATCGAGTATCTGATGTAGTCCAAGCTTTGGAAGCTTGTATAGAAAGCCATACGGGAGAATATGTCCGTATGATCGGCATCGACCCCAAAGCAAAGCGACGGGTGATGGAACAAATCATCCAACGACCGGATGGGAAAGTTCCCCAAATGTCGAAACCTGCTGCTGGAGTGCAAACAACTGAGAGCCCAGTCAGCAAAGCGTCGAGTCACAGCAGCAGCAGCTTGAGTCCGGAAGTGCAAGAAAAAGTACGTTCTCTCCTGGCTCAAGGCTATCGCATCGGTATGGAACACGCCGATGCGCGACGCTTCCGCACCAGCTCCTGGCAAAGCTGTGCCCCTGCACAGTCCAACAGCGCCTCGGAAGTATATGCCGCTCTGGAAGCTTGTATGAAAGAGCATAGCGGCGAATACGTGCGCTTAATCGGTATTGACCCGAAAGCGAAGCGTCGCGTCCACGAGCAGATTATTCAACAACCAGGCCATTAA
- a CDS encoding EutN/CcmL family microcompartment protein has protein sequence MQIAKVRGTVVSTHKEASLRGAKLLLLQYIDEEGRLLPKYEVAADQVGAGVEEWVLVTRGSAARQVEGNQTRPLDALVVAIIDTVSIDNRVLYSKKDQDRK, from the coding sequence ATGCAAATTGCCAAAGTTCGCGGTACCGTCGTCAGCACCCACAAAGAGGCAAGTCTCAGGGGAGCGAAATTGCTACTGTTGCAATATATAGACGAAGAGGGACGCCTACTGCCCAAATACGAAGTAGCAGCAGATCAAGTGGGTGCGGGAGTGGAGGAGTGGGTACTCGTCACTCGTGGAAGTGCCGCTCGTCAAGTTGAGGGCAACCAAACGCGCCCGCTAGATGCTTTGGTAGTGGCGATTATTGACACTGTAAGTATTGACAATCGCGTGCTTTACAGCAAAAAAGACCAAGACCGCAAATAG